One window of Populus nigra chromosome 5, ddPopNigr1.1, whole genome shotgun sequence genomic DNA carries:
- the LOC133693860 gene encoding zinc-finger homeodomain protein 6-like, whose protein sequence is MELRGQEKETVMPRSFNPPNNRDSSSRIPSAPTRRDHRHTDTVLPHTLDLEHQSLYQQQQQQQLNPQHQACKPTRDLDLTPDPTRATTPVATTSATTTAPTPSRSISRSPPPTSASSASIRYRECLKNHAASMGGHVLDGCGEFMPGGEEGTPETFKCAACECHRSFHRREIDGTPQCVANGRRNILPLAQQLVTSHAPPQSASLHPHQRYHHGTLSTYTTPIAPMMMSFGGGGAAAESSSEDLNMYQSDLQGQSSAQPLISKKRFRTRFSEEQKDKMMEFAEKLGWRIQKQDEQEVQQFCSQVGVKRKVFKVWMHNNKQSMKKKQT, encoded by the coding sequence ATGGAACTAAGAGGCCAAGAGAAGGAAACAGTGATGCCAAGATCCTTCAATCCACCAAATAATAGAGATTCCTCCTCTAGAATCCCTTCTGCTCCTACAAGAAGAGATCATCGTCACACTGATACAGTATTGCCTCATACCCTTGACCTCGAGCACCAATCTCTttatcagcagcagcagcagcagcaattgAATCCGCAGCACCAAGCTTGCAAACCCACAAGAGATCTTGACCTAACTCCAGATCCAACACGAGCCACAACCCCCGTGGCAACTACAAGTGCAACCACCACAGCACCAACTCCAAGTAGATCAATTTCGAGATCACCACCACCAACATCAGCATCATCGGCATCAATAAGATATCGAGAATGTTTGAAGAATCATGCGGCGAGCATGGGAGGACACGTTTTGGACGGATGTGGAGAATTCATGCCTGGCGGTGAGGAGGGTACCCCAGAAACCTTCAAATGTGCAGCTTGTGAATGTCACAGGAGTTTTCACAGAAGAGAGATTGACGGAACGCCACAATGTGTAGCCAATGGCAGAAGAAACATACTACCGCTTGCTCAACAACTTGTCACTTCACATGCTCCACCACAATCAGCTTCTCTTCATCCGCATCAGAGATACCATCATGGCACATTGAGTACTTACACCACTCCAATTGCGCCGATGATGATGAGCTTTGGCGGCGGCGGGGCTGCAGCGGAATCATCAAGTGAAGATCTTAATATGTATCAATCAGATTTGCAAGGGCAGTCGTCGGCGCAGCCATTGATATCGAAAAAGAGGTTTAGGACAAGGTTCAGCGAAGAACAGAAGGACAAGATGATGGAATTTGCTGAGAAGTTGGGATGGAGGATACAAAAGCAAGATGAGCAAGAGGTGCAGCAGTTTTGCTCCCAAGTGGGTGTAAAGAGAAAAGTTTTCAAAGTTTGGATGCACAACAATAAACAATCCATGAAGAAGAAGCAAACGTAA
- the LOC133694245 gene encoding embryonic protein DC-8-like encodes MEKRVVVTMIMVMVLWVEGCWCWSGGSATEDLMESTKERVSLAAEDATAKAEEMKHGAAETMQDAEEKGKSWTGWAYEKFTDGIGLDQENARDGAQNLMDRAGDAASKTTDTMNSVASETARYASQKAGEAAEMAHEKAGDIKDFASEKAGRAKQMASNIKASDAKGRLSGAMEYGKDNVEDAYDEVKEKWSIAKDKVLDGANNMEDTVGEALRNAKDKAANAYGDASQNMNTVTDEAYDAEERMGEAVNYGRNRASDAYNKASNIASDWANDSEEAVSGAMEHGRDRAADAYDEAKKYTKEDSNMASEKAGDAKDAISEAMWHGKEKASDAYDVAKEEIYMISNIASDKANKAKEASAGAMGSGRGGERDAFDEAKSHIGEAFVSAKDTVTDQAKANYEAAKEKLSKATGDLGDKMRRESADL; translated from the exons atGGAAAAGAGAGTTGTGGTGACCATGATCATGGTGATGGTGCTATGGGTGGAGGGGTGTTGGTGTTGGAGTGGCGGTAGCGCTACTGAGGACTTGATGGAGAGCACGAAGGAGAGAGTGAGTTTGGCAGCGGAGGATGCAACGGCCAAGGCTGAAGAGATGAAACATGGTGCGGCAGAAACCATGCAAGATGCTGAGGAGAAAGGAAAGTCCTGGACCGGTTGGGCTTATGAAAAGTTCACTGA TGGAATTGGATTGGATCAAGAAAATGCTAGAGATGGGGCTCAAAATCTGATGGATAGAGCTGGAGATGCTGCCTCAAAGACCACAGATACTATGAATTCTGTTGCAtccg AAACTGCAAGGTATGCCTCTCAAAAGGCTGGTGAGGCAGCAGAGATGGCCCATGAGAAGGCGGGTGACATAAAGGACTTTGCCTCAGAGAAAGCCGGCAGAGCCAAGCAAATGGCTTCCAATATTAAAGCTAGTGATGCCAAGGGAAGATTGTCTGGAGCAATGGAATACGGAAAAGATAATGTTGAGGATGCCTATGATGAAGTTAAAGAGAAGTGGAGCATTGCTAAAGACAAGGTTTTAGATGGAGCAAATAACATGGAAGACACGGTGGGTGAAGCGTTACGAAATGCGAAAGATAAAGCAGCAAATGCCTATGGAGATGCTAGCCAGAATATGAACACAGTCACAGATGAGGCTTATGATGCTGAAGAAAGAATGGGGGAAGCAGTGAATTACGGAAGAAATAGAGCATCTGATGCCTATAACAAGGCTTCGAATATTGCCTCGGATTGGGCGAATGATTCCGAAGAGGCTGTATCAGGAGCAATGGAGCACGGAAGAGATCGAGCTGCGGATGCTTATGATGAAGCCAAGAAGTATACAAAAGAGGATTCAAATATGGCTTCAGAAAAGGCAGGTGATGCAAAGGATGCAATTTCAGAAGCAATGTGGCATGGGAAAGAGAAAGCATCTGATGCCTATGATGTAGCTAAAGAGGAGATTTACATGATTTCAAATATAGCCTCGGACAAGGCTAACAAAGCCAAGGAAGCTTCGGCAGGAGCAATGGGGTCTGGAAGAGGCGGTGAGAGAGATGCTTTTGATGAAGCTAAAAGTCATATCGGGGAGGCGTTTGTGTCAGCCAAGGACACTGTGACCGATCAAGCCAAGGCCAATTATGAAGCTGCCAAGGAGAAGCTGTCAAAGGCCACTGGTGATCTTGGAGATAAGATGAGAAGGGAGTCTGCTGATCTATGA